The proteins below come from a single Leifsonia sp. 1010 genomic window:
- a CDS encoding STAS domain-containing protein, with product MNITTTLRDDGVAVLAVEGRINLVSAPDLRRAVQSAVDDGSARVAVDLSAVEFIDSSGLGALISGLKTARTAGGDLRLAAATEQVTSVLQLTNLDRILRVYPSPDDAYRD from the coding sequence ATGAACATCACGACGACACTCCGCGACGACGGCGTCGCCGTCCTCGCGGTGGAGGGGCGGATCAACCTCGTCAGCGCTCCGGACCTCCGGCGTGCCGTGCAGAGCGCCGTCGACGACGGCAGCGCCCGCGTCGCCGTCGACCTCAGCGCCGTCGAGTTCATCGACTCGTCCGGGCTCGGCGCCCTCATCAGCGGCCTGAAGACCGCCCGCACCGCCGGCGGCGATCTGCGGCTCGCCGCCGCGACCGAGCAGGTCACCAGCGTGCTGCAGCTGACCAACCTCGACCGCATCCTGCGCGTCTACCCGTCGCCGGATGACGCGTACCGTGACTGA
- a CDS encoding glycosyltransferase family 2 protein, whose product MRPVLLRVVALLAVLAGVNYVVWRWLASVNWEAWWIAVPLVIAETYSLVDTFFFALTMWRIRIRNGPDAPAAGTVDVFITTYDEPVDLVMTTAAAARRIQYPHTTWVLDDGDRPEMRAAAAREGVGYITRTEDWTDKPRHAKAGNLNNALLQTDGEFLLILDADQIPEPAILERTLGYFADPRVALVQTPQYFSNVDDADLLGNQAPLFYGPIQQGKDGWNAAFFCGSNAVLRRDALMQLGISGYVRDVERTVRTSLRAAERMLSKTERASHLDPEAAALVGELRGHVHEASESLRAGQSVGEVTFRLREQVEAVSRAAVRGHLTSVEADLAAIAQLPVQADSELPAFVVDEVALDRLAERDWSPLGAIESVQSITEALAVDRPDQAQPVMPMATISVTEDMATAMQLHANGWRSVYHHELLATGLAPEDLGTMLKQRLRWAQGTLQVMLKDNPLFKRGLDAGQRLMYFATMWSYLAGFAAIVYLAAPAIYLLAGVMPVTAWSVDFFARFIPYFVLSQLMFLIGAHGIRTWRGQQYALALFPLWIKACWTSAANVWFKRPLGFVVTPKERNGRAPVPWREIWPQLTAMVLLVIAAIVGILRVIAGTADGVGTLVNTVWVVYDLVVLSIIPRAALYRGPAADAARKENSPR is encoded by the coding sequence GTGAGGCCGGTGCTGCTGCGCGTCGTCGCGCTGCTCGCCGTCCTCGCGGGCGTGAACTACGTGGTCTGGCGGTGGCTCGCGTCGGTCAACTGGGAGGCGTGGTGGATCGCCGTCCCGCTGGTCATCGCCGAGACGTACAGCCTGGTCGACACCTTCTTCTTCGCGCTCACCATGTGGCGCATCCGCATCCGGAACGGTCCGGACGCCCCGGCCGCCGGAACCGTCGACGTGTTCATCACCACCTACGACGAGCCGGTCGACCTGGTCATGACGACAGCGGCGGCGGCCCGGCGCATCCAATACCCGCACACCACCTGGGTGCTCGACGACGGCGACCGGCCGGAGATGCGCGCCGCCGCGGCTCGGGAAGGCGTCGGCTACATCACGCGCACCGAGGACTGGACCGACAAACCGCGCCACGCGAAGGCCGGCAACCTGAACAACGCCCTGCTGCAGACGGACGGCGAGTTCCTCCTCATCCTCGACGCCGACCAGATCCCCGAGCCGGCGATCCTGGAGCGGACGCTCGGCTACTTCGCCGACCCGAGGGTCGCGCTGGTGCAGACGCCGCAGTACTTCTCGAACGTCGACGACGCCGACCTGCTCGGCAATCAGGCACCCCTGTTCTACGGCCCGATCCAGCAGGGAAAGGACGGCTGGAACGCGGCCTTCTTCTGCGGGTCGAACGCCGTGCTACGCCGCGACGCCCTGATGCAACTGGGCATCTCCGGCTACGTCCGTGACGTCGAGCGGACCGTGCGGACATCGCTGCGCGCCGCCGAGCGGATGCTCAGCAAGACCGAGCGCGCCTCCCACCTCGACCCGGAGGCCGCCGCCCTCGTCGGCGAACTGCGCGGACACGTGCACGAGGCGAGCGAGAGCCTGCGCGCCGGACAGAGCGTCGGTGAGGTGACCTTCCGGCTCCGGGAGCAGGTGGAGGCGGTCTCGCGCGCCGCCGTCCGCGGCCACCTGACCTCGGTCGAGGCGGACCTCGCGGCGATCGCGCAGCTGCCCGTCCAGGCCGACTCCGAACTGCCGGCGTTCGTCGTCGACGAGGTCGCGCTCGACCGCCTGGCGGAGCGCGACTGGTCGCCCCTCGGAGCCATCGAGTCGGTGCAGAGCATCACCGAGGCCCTCGCCGTCGACCGCCCGGACCAGGCGCAGCCGGTCATGCCGATGGCGACGATCTCCGTCACGGAGGACATGGCGACAGCGATGCAGCTGCACGCCAACGGCTGGCGCAGCGTCTACCACCACGAGCTGCTCGCGACCGGGCTCGCCCCGGAGGACCTCGGGACGATGCTGAAGCAGCGCCTGCGCTGGGCACAGGGCACGCTCCAGGTCATGCTCAAGGACAACCCGCTCTTCAAGCGCGGGCTCGACGCCGGGCAGCGGCTCATGTACTTCGCGACGATGTGGAGCTACCTGGCCGGCTTCGCCGCGATCGTCTACCTGGCGGCACCCGCGATCTACCTGCTGGCGGGCGTGATGCCGGTGACCGCCTGGAGCGTCGACTTCTTCGCCCGCTTCATCCCGTACTTCGTGCTGAGCCAGCTGATGTTCCTGATCGGCGCGCACGGCATCCGCACGTGGCGCGGCCAGCAGTACGCGCTCGCCCTGTTCCCGCTGTGGATCAAGGCGTGCTGGACCTCCGCGGCCAACGTCTGGTTCAAGCGTCCCCTCGGCTTCGTCGTGACGCCGAAGGAGCGCAACGGCCGTGCACCCGTCCCGTGGCGCGAGATCTGGCCCCAGCTGACGGCGATGGTGCTGCTCGTCATCGCCGCGATCGTCGGAATCCTGCGCGTCATCGCGGGAACGGCCGACGGCGTCGGGACACTGGTCAACACGGTGTGGGTCGTGTACGACCTGGTCGTGCTCAGCATCATCCCCCGCGCCGCCCTGTACCGAGGCCCCGCCGCCGACGCGGCGAGGAAGGAGAACTCCCCGCGATGA
- a CDS encoding SpoIIE family protein phosphatase, producing the protein MVVDTESVQQAEFRRQRALAGLGILDSGPEARFDRITRLAQQLFDVPMVSITLIDQNRQWRKSQLGLGPEAPREGAFCDVTVRQDAALIVSDASVDERFSENPFVLGDPHLRFYAGEPLHAPGGDAVGTLCVLDTVPRELTPEQERVLRDLADWVQAELDRDDELDRAAIAQKGLLPRRQPRAPGFDVAAACEPSRGVSGDFYDWYDVDDDFCVSVADVMGKGIAAAIVAASVRTALRSAMDLADLQASVEAASRVVEEDLDQLATFVTLFHARVHPDGAIDYLDAGHGLAIVVRHTGRFERLTAGSLPLGLPVFEPRTPGRIQLGPRDALLCVSDGILDALGGDQALTRLEAIVRGSATAAGAVSRILSAARAGIPIDDMTAVVVRRSDR; encoded by the coding sequence ATGGTCGTCGATACGGAGTCGGTGCAGCAGGCGGAGTTCCGACGACAGCGAGCGCTCGCCGGTCTCGGCATCCTCGACTCGGGGCCGGAGGCGCGGTTCGATCGCATCACGCGGTTGGCCCAGCAGCTCTTCGACGTGCCAATGGTGAGCATCACGCTCATCGACCAGAACCGCCAGTGGCGCAAGTCGCAGCTCGGCCTCGGCCCCGAGGCGCCGCGCGAGGGCGCGTTCTGCGACGTCACCGTGCGGCAGGATGCCGCGCTCATCGTGAGCGACGCCTCCGTCGACGAGCGGTTCAGTGAGAACCCGTTCGTGCTGGGCGACCCGCACCTGCGCTTCTACGCGGGCGAGCCGCTGCACGCCCCGGGCGGCGACGCCGTCGGCACGCTGTGCGTGCTCGACACGGTGCCGCGGGAGCTGACCCCCGAGCAGGAGCGGGTGCTGCGCGACCTGGCGGACTGGGTGCAGGCGGAGCTCGACCGCGACGACGAGTTGGACCGCGCGGCCATCGCGCAGAAGGGGCTCCTCCCCCGGCGCCAGCCTCGCGCACCCGGCTTCGACGTCGCCGCGGCCTGCGAACCGTCGCGCGGCGTCTCCGGCGACTTCTACGACTGGTACGACGTCGACGACGACTTCTGCGTCTCGGTCGCGGACGTCATGGGCAAGGGCATTGCCGCCGCGATCGTCGCCGCGTCCGTGCGTACTGCGCTCCGCAGCGCGATGGACCTCGCCGACCTGCAGGCGTCCGTCGAGGCGGCCTCGCGCGTCGTCGAGGAGGACCTCGACCAGCTGGCGACGTTCGTCACCCTGTTCCACGCGCGGGTGCATCCCGACGGCGCCATCGACTACCTGGACGCGGGCCACGGCCTGGCCATCGTCGTGCGGCACACCGGGAGGTTCGAGCGACTGACCGCCGGATCCCTGCCGCTCGGCCTGCCGGTGTTCGAGCCGCGGACGCCGGGACGCATCCAGCTGGGCCCGCGCGACGCCCTCCTCTGCGTCAGCGATGGCATCCTCGACGCGCTCGGCGGCGACCAGGCGTTGACCCGGCTGGAGGCCATCGTGCGCGGGTCTGCCACCGCGGCGGGCGCCGTCTCGCGCATCCTCAGCGCCGCACGGGCCGGCATTCCGATCGACGACATGACGGCCGTGGTGGTGCGTCGGAGCGACCGGTGA
- a CDS encoding SDR family oxidoreductase has translation MSTASTTAAPTTPLTLAGKRALVTGGSRGIGAGIARSLAAHGAEVAITYWSSPERATALVDEVTAAGGTAVAVRANNGDAAAARQGVRDAVEALGGLDILVNNAGGGWFEPFTETPDEHIEHTIDLNVRGTVYTTQAALESLPDGGRIITIGSVNAERIPFAGGAVYGLTKAAMVGFTKGLARDLAARGITANVVQPGPIDTDGNPASGESGDYLAGFTAFGRFGHSSDVGELVSWIASDAAGYMTGSAVTIDGGWTA, from the coding sequence ATGAGCACCGCATCCACCACCGCAGCACCGACCACGCCCCTCACCCTCGCCGGCAAGCGAGCCCTCGTCACCGGTGGCTCCCGCGGCATCGGCGCCGGCATCGCCCGCTCGCTCGCCGCACACGGCGCCGAGGTCGCCATCACCTACTGGTCGTCGCCCGAGCGCGCGACGGCCCTGGTCGACGAGGTCACCGCCGCGGGAGGCACGGCCGTCGCGGTCCGTGCGAACAACGGAGACGCCGCTGCGGCCCGTCAGGGGGTGCGCGACGCCGTCGAGGCGCTGGGCGGCCTCGACATCCTGGTCAACAACGCGGGAGGCGGATGGTTCGAGCCGTTCACCGAGACGCCGGACGAGCACATCGAGCACACCATCGACCTCAACGTTCGCGGCACCGTGTACACGACGCAGGCGGCGCTCGAGAGCCTGCCCGACGGCGGGCGCATCATCACGATCGGCAGCGTCAACGCCGAGCGGATCCCGTTCGCCGGGGGTGCGGTGTATGGGCTCACGAAGGCCGCGATGGTCGGCTTCACCAAGGGTCTGGCACGTGACCTCGCCGCGCGCGGCATCACGGCCAACGTGGTCCAGCCGGGTCCGATCGACACCGACGGGAACCCGGCCTCCGGCGAGTCCGGCGACTACCTCGCCGGCTTCACGGCGTTCGGCCGCTTCGGCCACAGCTCCGACGTCGGCGAGCTGGTGTCGTGGATCGCGTCCGACGCCGCGGGCTACATGACCGGCTCCGCGGTGACGATCGACGGCGGCTGGACGGCCTGA
- a CDS encoding TetR/AcrR family transcriptional regulator has product MTATRGRPRGFDTDDALDRAIEVFWRQGYEGTTLDDLTGAMGINRPSLYAAFGNKEATFRRAVERYSAVDMAYVSDALAQPTARAVAEHYLRSNVVAITRPGKPAGCLSVQGGLAGSPEDERIVRFLADSRAAGERRFAERFRRARSEGDLPPGESPTELARYLSTVSAGLAVRAAAGASRRALMAVAERALRAFPGGSA; this is encoded by the coding sequence ATGACGGCGACGCGCGGACGCCCCCGGGGATTCGACACCGATGACGCCCTCGATCGCGCGATCGAGGTGTTCTGGCGTCAGGGGTACGAGGGGACGACGCTCGACGATCTGACCGGCGCCATGGGCATCAACCGGCCCAGCCTCTATGCGGCCTTCGGCAACAAGGAGGCCACGTTCCGTCGCGCGGTCGAGCGCTACTCCGCGGTGGACATGGCGTATGTCTCCGACGCGCTGGCCCAGCCGACGGCGCGGGCCGTCGCCGAGCACTACCTCCGCAGCAACGTCGTGGCGATCACCCGACCCGGCAAGCCGGCGGGGTGCCTCTCGGTGCAGGGCGGCCTCGCGGGCAGTCCGGAGGACGAGCGGATCGTGCGCTTCCTCGCCGACAGCAGAGCAGCAGGCGAGCGGAGGTTCGCCGAGCGTTTCCGGCGCGCGCGGTCGGAGGGCGACCTTCCGCCGGGGGAGAGCCCGACCGAGCTCGCGCGCTACCTCTCGACCGTGAGCGCCGGCCTCGCGGTGCGGGCCGCCGCGGGTGCATCCCGCCGCGCACTCATGGCGGTCGCGGAGCGCGCGCTCCGGGCTTTTCCTGGCGGCTCGGCGTGA
- a CDS encoding helix-turn-helix domain-containing protein, translating into MSADPTSTAARRPRADAARNRSAILQAARVALTTDGPDASLEAIARAAGVGIGTLYRNFPTREDLVAAVYENELNAVLDRGASLLPTDQPDIALREFMRLYSGFIATKRGMAESLRAGGARAAAASAQTRQRVDTAVQPFLTAGIEQGLFRDDVTADDVTAAMVGVFLTTAEATDAAQVERLLDLVVRGLRNA; encoded by the coding sequence TTGAGCGCCGATCCCACATCGACTGCCGCGCGCAGACCGCGCGCCGACGCGGCACGCAACCGGTCGGCCATCCTCCAGGCTGCTCGAGTGGCGCTCACGACCGACGGCCCCGACGCGTCCCTCGAAGCCATCGCCCGCGCGGCCGGGGTCGGCATCGGGACGCTCTACCGCAACTTCCCGACCCGCGAGGACCTGGTCGCCGCGGTGTACGAGAACGAACTGAACGCCGTCCTCGACCGCGGCGCCTCGCTGCTGCCGACGGACCAGCCGGATATCGCACTCCGCGAGTTCATGCGCCTGTACTCCGGGTTCATCGCCACCAAGCGCGGGATGGCCGAGTCGCTCCGTGCGGGAGGCGCCCGCGCCGCCGCCGCCTCAGCGCAGACGCGGCAGCGGGTCGACACGGCGGTACAGCCGTTCCTCACCGCCGGCATCGAGCAGGGCCTCTTCCGCGACGACGTGACGGCCGACGACGTGACCGCGGCCATGGTCGGCGTCTTCCTCACCACCGCCGAAGCGACGGACGCCGCGCAGGTCGAGCGCCTGCTCGACCTCGTCGTTCGAGGGCTGCGGAACGCGTAG
- a CDS encoding aldo/keto reductase: MTDTTIRPGGTFLLGAREVARVGYGAMSLERYEDDRAAGVALLRRAAELGIDHVDTADFYGASVSNDIIRRAFGDSDAVAIATKVGAVRVDAPVPLALAQRPAELRAQVEDNLRTLGRSRLDVVNLRRPEVGPGLTVPVDELVDLDDQLAELIALRDDGLIGAIGLSAVGASTLRRALPAGIGCVQNAYSLLSREHEDLLALCLAEGIAWVPFFPLGSGFAQYPKVADDPAVRRIAAETETTPAQVGLAWLLAHAANVLLIPGTASIAHLEENVAAGALELTEEQLAELDAVAGATAGPSDSARR, encoded by the coding sequence ATGACCGACACGACGATCCGACCCGGGGGAACGTTCCTTCTCGGCGCCCGAGAGGTCGCCCGCGTGGGTTACGGCGCGATGTCCCTGGAGCGCTACGAGGACGACCGCGCGGCGGGCGTCGCCCTGCTCCGCCGTGCGGCCGAACTCGGCATCGACCACGTCGACACCGCCGACTTCTACGGCGCCAGCGTCTCGAACGACATCATCCGCCGCGCCTTCGGAGACTCCGACGCGGTCGCGATCGCCACCAAAGTGGGTGCCGTGCGAGTGGATGCGCCCGTGCCCCTTGCGCTCGCCCAGCGACCCGCGGAGCTGCGCGCCCAGGTCGAGGACAACCTCCGCACGCTCGGGCGGAGCAGGCTCGACGTGGTCAACCTGCGCCGCCCGGAGGTCGGGCCGGGTCTCACGGTGCCGGTCGACGAACTGGTCGACCTGGACGACCAGCTCGCCGAACTCATCGCGCTGCGAGACGACGGCCTGATCGGCGCGATCGGACTCAGCGCTGTCGGCGCGTCGACCCTGCGCCGCGCCCTCCCGGCCGGGATCGGCTGCGTGCAGAACGCCTACTCTCTGCTCAGCCGGGAGCACGAGGACCTCCTCGCGCTCTGTCTCGCCGAAGGGATCGCCTGGGTGCCGTTCTTCCCGCTCGGCAGCGGCTTCGCGCAGTACCCGAAGGTCGCCGACGACCCCGCGGTCCGGCGCATCGCGGCGGAGACGGAGACCACGCCGGCGCAGGTGGGCCTCGCGTGGCTGCTCGCGCACGCGGCGAACGTCCTGCTCATCCCGGGCACGGCGAGCATCGCGCATCTGGAGGAGAACGTCGCGGCCGGCGCGCTGGAGCTGACCGAGGAGCAACTGGCCGAACTGGACGCCGTGGCCGGAGCGACGGCCGGTCCGTCGGATTCCGCCCGGCGTTAG
- the mraY gene encoding phospho-N-acetylmuramoyl-pentapeptide-transferase — protein sequence MGTLLTAGGLALAFSLFLTPLFIRLFRRLEWGQFIRDDGPQSHHVKRGTPTMGGIVFILATLFGFFVSALLNGGDGISPSSLLVLLMFIGMAAVGFVDDFLKVHHQRSLGLGGWAKIAGQAIVATVFAVLALQFPTADGTTPASMAVSAIRDIPALDFARIVTAVPVIGFVLYLVWINLLASATTNGVNLADGLDGLATGASVLAIGSYTLIGFWQFNQSCFNPNINPANVAKCHPTSDPLSLAIVAAAICGALVGFLWWNTSPAKIIMGDTGALGLGGALSALAILTHTELLLILIGGLFVIEAGSVIVQRAYFKATHGKRLFPMTPIHHSFELKGWPEVTIVVRFWIIAGVLIAVGVGSFYFEWLA from the coding sequence GTGGGGACCTTACTTACGGCCGGCGGTCTCGCCCTCGCCTTCTCGCTCTTCCTGACTCCGCTCTTCATCCGGTTGTTCCGGCGGCTGGAGTGGGGGCAGTTCATCCGGGACGACGGCCCCCAGTCGCATCACGTCAAGCGCGGAACACCGACGATGGGCGGCATCGTCTTCATCCTGGCGACACTGTTCGGGTTCTTCGTGTCCGCCCTCCTCAACGGCGGAGACGGCATCTCCCCGTCGTCGCTCCTGGTGCTGCTGATGTTCATCGGCATGGCGGCGGTCGGGTTCGTCGACGACTTCCTGAAGGTGCACCACCAGCGCAGCCTCGGACTCGGCGGATGGGCGAAGATCGCCGGGCAGGCGATCGTCGCGACCGTTTTCGCCGTGCTCGCACTCCAGTTCCCCACCGCCGACGGCACGACGCCGGCGTCCATGGCCGTCTCGGCGATCCGCGACATCCCTGCGCTCGACTTCGCCCGGATCGTCACAGCGGTGCCCGTGATCGGCTTCGTCCTCTACCTGGTCTGGATCAACCTCCTGGCGTCGGCGACCACCAACGGCGTGAACCTCGCGGACGGCCTCGACGGCCTCGCGACGGGCGCATCGGTCCTCGCGATCGGCTCGTACACACTCATCGGCTTCTGGCAGTTCAACCAGTCCTGCTTCAACCCCAACATCAACCCGGCGAACGTGGCAAAGTGCCATCCGACGAGCGACCCGCTGTCGCTGGCGATCGTCGCCGCGGCGATCTGCGGCGCTCTGGTCGGGTTCCTCTGGTGGAACACCAGTCCCGCCAAGATCATCATGGGAGACACAGGCGCGCTCGGTCTCGGCGGAGCGCTGAGCGCTCTCGCGATCCTCACCCACACCGAGCTGCTCCTGATCCTGATCGGCGGCCTCTTCGTCATCGAGGCGGGGTCGGTCATCGTGCAGCGCGCGTACTTCAAGGCGACCCACGGCAAGCGTCTCTTCCCGATGACGCCGATCCACCACAGCTTCGAACTGAAGGGATGGCCCGAGGTCACGATCGTCGTGCGGTTCTGGATCATCGCGGGCGTGCTGATCGCCGTGGGAGTCGGGTCCTTCTACTTCGAGTGGCTCGCCTAG
- a CDS encoding RICIN domain-containing protein has translation MREGTDNVSITHPIGLVAGALVAATLTAAPASAVTTGNGSLVYSPAAGTSFNPEGGRAAGTTYAKNIVLKNSGAANGTQLVTYDQLVLVNGVQVYPIYRSTDDGTSWTHVTDVVPSATFPTLTRTSQPFLFEVSQATGGLAAGTILLAGMIMPEDRSSSRLVVYKSANQGTSWSYLSTIDTGGPAVYDPSPTSTTSTVWEPSLAIDGQGGLVAYFSDERQKANGVLQAVSYRRSTDGGATWGAESNVSAPNNQSDRPGMITVTKLPDGRYLATFEVVNRPSQSKNTAPVYFKTSPDGLNWSPTTSIGTPITLANGRGIGSSPYVKWVPGGGPKGMVVVASKWSLDATGTIDGGQNFYVNYNLGDGPWERLPMAVTYDGPDAEGGTFSGFAQSIDYSVDGRTLYQATNVENLTTTYNDIRVGSIPLDAQQYEAEKAARTSDTSLVTDPDASNGSKVGNINNTTSSVTFTVRVPSAGSYTMNVRYDNGTGAASTHNVSVNGGTASTLSYPATVNWGRYGWVQKTVTLNAGTNTIAFTKGTSFAELDAIQLYKPGTALDPQFRIVNRNSGKYLEIASASLADGAGAGQWGDTGNACQVWNVHPVSNGLQLFNVNSGKLLEIPGAQTADGVRAAQWGPTGNATQVWSPSISGGWWTLTNANSGKPLEIAGSSTADGAFAQQRTADGSATQQWRLVREGIQ, from the coding sequence GTGAGAGAAGGAACCGACAATGTTTCCATCACGCACCCCATCGGGCTCGTCGCCGGCGCCCTCGTCGCGGCGACGCTGACCGCAGCGCCCGCCTCCGCCGTGACCACCGGCAACGGATCGCTCGTCTACTCCCCCGCCGCCGGGACGTCGTTCAACCCGGAGGGCGGCCGCGCGGCCGGAACGACGTACGCGAAGAACATCGTGCTCAAGAACAGCGGGGCGGCGAACGGCACCCAGCTGGTCACCTACGACCAGCTGGTGCTCGTGAACGGCGTGCAGGTCTACCCGATCTACCGCAGCACCGACGACGGCACCAGCTGGACGCACGTCACGGACGTCGTGCCGAGCGCCACCTTCCCGACGCTGACCCGCACCTCCCAGCCGTTCCTGTTCGAGGTCTCGCAGGCGACGGGCGGTCTGGCCGCCGGCACCATCCTGCTCGCCGGGATGATCATGCCGGAGGACCGCTCGAGCAGCCGCCTCGTCGTCTACAAGAGCGCGAATCAGGGCACGTCGTGGTCGTACCTGAGCACCATCGACACCGGCGGGCCGGCCGTATACGACCCGAGCCCGACCTCCACCACCTCGACCGTGTGGGAGCCGTCGCTGGCCATCGACGGTCAGGGCGGCCTGGTCGCCTACTTCTCGGACGAGCGGCAGAAGGCGAACGGCGTGCTTCAGGCGGTGTCGTATCGGCGGTCCACCGACGGCGGTGCGACGTGGGGTGCCGAGTCGAACGTGTCGGCTCCGAACAACCAGTCCGACCGGCCCGGCATGATCACGGTGACCAAGCTTCCCGACGGCCGCTACCTGGCCACGTTCGAGGTGGTCAACCGCCCGTCGCAGAGCAAGAACACCGCGCCGGTGTACTTCAAGACGTCGCCCGACGGCCTGAACTGGTCGCCGACGACCAGCATCGGCACGCCCATCACCCTCGCCAACGGTCGCGGCATCGGATCGTCGCCGTACGTGAAGTGGGTGCCGGGCGGCGGACCGAAGGGCATGGTCGTCGTCGCATCCAAGTGGTCGCTGGACGCCACGGGCACCATCGACGGCGGTCAGAACTTCTACGTCAACTACAACCTCGGCGACGGGCCGTGGGAGCGACTGCCGATGGCCGTCACGTACGACGGACCGGACGCCGAAGGCGGCACCTTCAGCGGCTTCGCGCAGAGCATCGACTACTCGGTGGACGGCCGCACGCTCTACCAGGCGACCAACGTCGAGAACCTCACGACCACCTACAACGACATCCGTGTCGGCTCCATTCCGCTGGACGCCCAGCAGTACGAGGCCGAGAAAGCCGCCCGCACGTCGGACACCTCCCTCGTCACGGATCCGGATGCCTCCAACGGCAGCAAGGTCGGCAACATCAACAACACGACCAGCTCGGTGACCTTCACCGTACGGGTCCCGTCGGCCGGCTCGTACACGATGAACGTCCGCTACGACAACGGAACCGGCGCGGCGTCGACGCACAACGTCAGCGTCAACGGCGGCACCGCATCCACCCTCAGCTACCCGGCGACGGTGAACTGGGGACGCTACGGCTGGGTGCAGAAGACGGTCACACTGAACGCGGGTACGAACACGATCGCGTTCACGAAGGGCACCTCGTTCGCCGAGCTCGACGCCATCCAGCTGTACAAGCCCGGGACGGCGCTGGATCCGCAGTTCCGCATCGTGAACCGCAATAGCGGCAAGTACCTCGAGATCGCGAGTGCGTCCCTGGCGGACGGCGCGGGCGCCGGTCAGTGGGGCGACACCGGCAACGCGTGCCAGGTCTGGAACGTGCACCCGGTGTCGAACGGCCTCCAGCTGTTCAACGTGAACAGCGGCAAGCTGCTCGAGATCCCCGGCGCTCAGACCGCAGACGGTGTGCGGGCGGCGCAGTGGGGCCCGACCGGCAACGCCACCCAGGTGTGGTCGCCGAGCATCTCGGGCGGCTGGTGGACGCTGACGAATGCGAACAGCGGCAAGCCGCTCGAGATCGCCGGGTCGTCGACGGCCGACGGTGCGTTCGCCCAGCAGCGCACCGCCGACGGCAGTGCGACGCAGCAGTGGCGGCTGGTGCGCGAGGGCATCCAGTAG